TTCTACTATTTTGTATATCAAGACTATAAAGATGTTAGATTAGTAGGTGCACCTCCTTCATCATTAGGAAAATTCGGTGGTGATACGGATAACTGGGAGTGGCCAAGACACACTGCGGACTTTACTGTTTTCAGAGTGTATGCTGATGCTGCTGGAAATCCTGCTGAATATTCTCCTAGCAACGTTCCTATGAAGCCTAAGCATTTCTTACCGGTTTCTCTTAAAGGAATTAAGCCTGGTGATTTCTCTATGATTCTTGGATATCCTGGCAGAACAAACCGTTACCTTACTTCTTACGGAATTCAGCAGATGGTAAACAAAGACTATCCGGCTTGGGTTGAAGCTTCTAAAACGGCAATGGACGTAATGAAGAAGTACATGGATAAAGATAAAGCGACTCAGCTTAACTATGCTTCTCAATATGCTTCTGTTGCTAACTATTGGAAAAACAGACAGGGAACCATTGATGCCGTGATGAAAAACGGAACGATCACTGATAAGATAGGTATTGAGGACAAGTTCAAAACATGGGCGGCTCAACCAGGAAATACTATGTATGATGGTATTTTAGATGATATCAGTATCTATTACAAACAAACTTCTGACAGAAGTGTTGAAAGAAACTATGCTGCTCAGTTCACTAGAAATGCTAAATATATTTCCCTTGCGTTACAGGTAGGTTCTGCTTTAAAAGCTTATGCTGCTCAAGATATGCAAGGAAGATTGGCTATGAAGGCTAAAACTGAAGCTGCAATTAAAGCTGCTTATGAAAACTTCAGCACTCCACTAGAAGGAGAAATGCTTGCTGCAATGACCAGCCTTTATCAGGCAAGAGTAAATAAAGATGTTGCTTCTGCTACCATCTTAGCATTAGATGCTAAAACAGTTTCTAACTTAGCTTACTCTTCTATTTTTGCAAACAAAACTTCTGTTACAAACTTCTTATTAAATCCTGATGCTTTAAAACTTGATGCTGATCCACTTTGGAAAGCAGCAAACGGTATCGTTGCAGATCAGAAAATGAATAATGAAAGATTTGTTAAAATAGATGATAATTTCGCTAAAAACAGCCGTCTATTCTTAGCTGGGTTAGTAAAAGCTATGCCTGAGAAGAAATTCTATCCGGATGCGAACTCTACGATGAGATTAACTTATGGTACTGTAGATAAACTTCCTATCAGAGAAGACAGAAACTATTTTGGTGTTACAGATAACTACTATACAGACATGTCTGGTCTTGTTGGAAAATACAAGAAAGGTGATGAAGAATTCGACCTTCCTCAAAGAGTAATCGATCTTTATAACCTTAAAGATTTTGGACAGTATGCTGACGCAAAAGGTTATATGCCTGTAAATTTCCTTTCTAACAATGACATTACAGGAGGTAACTCTGGTTCTCCGGTAATTGATGGAGACGGAAACCTTATCGGTATTGCATTTGACGGAAACAGCGAAGCATTAAGCGGAGATATCGTATTCGAGCCTGAATGGCAGAAAACAATCAACGTAGATGTTCGTTTCGTTCTTTGGACGATTGATAAATTTGCTGGGGCAAGAAGATTAGTTGATGAATTAAAGCTTGTGAGAGATGCAAACACTCCGGCTGATACAAAAACTAAAAACTCAGGTACTACAACAATGCCTAAGAAAACAAAGAAAAAATAATCTTATCTGATATATTTTTAAAACCGTGGAAGTAATTTTCACGGTTTTTTTATTTTTGAATATTAAAATACTGATCATGAGTTCTCAACCTATATTATTCAATGCTATCATTAAACAAAACGGAACAATGAATGCTGCTTTTGTAGAGTTTCCTTTTTCAACAGAAGAGCTATTCAACAAAAAAGGCCAGATAAAAATTAAAGCCACATTAGATGGGAAGGTTGAATATCGCGGAAGTCTAGCTAAAATGAAATCCGATTGCCCTATATTAGGGCTGACTCAGGAAATCAGAAAACAGCTTGGAAAAACATTTGGAGATGAAATTTCCGTTTCTCTTATTGAAGATAAGGAAGAACGAATTGTTGAGATTGCCAATGATATTGCTTTTATATTTAATGAAAATCTGGATGCAAAAGTATTATTTGATAAGATGAGTTATACTCATAAAAAAGAATATATCCGCTGGATTGAAGAGGCTAAGAAGCCTGAAACAAGAGAAAACAGAAAGATAAAAATGATTCAGATGATTCTTGAAGGAAAAAAGGGGATATAGACTCCTTTCTTTACCTATTACATTTTCACTTCTGCTTCTAAATATTGTTGCCCACCGCCGTTGGTAACTGTTAGAAATCCGTCATAATGAGCAATCTTCACACCAAGATCGTTTATCACCTCTTTAAAATATCCTCTCTTTTGTATATTATCAGGTTGCCATAAAAACTGTGCAGATTTTCCTCTTTGGTTCTTAAAGATCAATGAATTGAGCCTGCTTGCAACGCCAGATGATTTAAGATCTATCACTACACTTTCATAGGCTACAAATTCCTTAGCTATTACCATACAATTATTCATTTTCTATTATTTTTGATTATATTTTTTATCCTGAAACAAAAATCTTGATCTGTAGCGACAGAACTCGACGTATTATTTATTAAAAATGAGCTATCAAAAATAACCTGACAGATAATCAACTTATTTAAAAAAAAGGAATATATAAAAAGGTTGCCCGAAAAATTCCGGGCAGCCTTTATCTCATTTGGATCATTTAGATCTATTTTATACAAATGGAGCCTTTAAATCATTTACAATATTTGTTGGCAACCCTGAAACATTGGCATGTTTTACATTATTTACAAAAGACACACTGTCTGCTGAAGGAAATGTATAATCTCCGGTAAAGACACAGTTTTGAAAAAGAGCATGACTCAACATGTCAATAACTCCGCCTTTCCATTCTACATTTTTAAACTGGATATTAGAAGTAGAAAACGATGCACTTGCGTAATCGGTATTGAAACTATTAATCGATCCTCCATCCATAATCAGTTCTCCTAAATTTGCGCCACTAAACACAATTCTACCATACCCAAAACAGTCAGTTAAATATATATTAGCTCGGCGGCTATTAACTTTGTGATCTATAGAATTTAAATAGACACATGTTGTATCAAGTGCATTTGTTGTCAACCTCCCGCTAATTTCTATATTTGTATCGTAGATCAACTGTTTGATATCATCTTTAATAATTTGTACAGCAGCATAACTTGTCGTAGACTTCGCATTGAGAATCGTATCTGTAATTCTCAGGTGTTTAATGTTAACATACTCCCTATTCAACACACCTAAAAAAAATCCATATACTTTACCTGCATCTGTATTAATAATTGGATTGATTATATGAAGACTTTCAGGAAGTTTTGGAGTTACCTTATATTTATCCAGCATTTTATCTCCAACATTACCCCCAGGAGTAGTATACGAGAACATATAGATATCTCTTTTGCCTGATTGGTCATTAGGATTTTCGCTATTAAAAACAGGGGTATTTATCTTTACAATTCCTCCTAAGCTGGGAGTATCCAATCTGATTCCAAAGAATATAGTAGCACTCCCATTTACTACGGGAGAATTTAGAGTAATATCATTGCCTGCAAATTGAAATGCCGCCGCCCCTAGACCTGTTTTTACTATAGTATGATTAGCTATAAATCTATCTGTCCAATGGTCATCTATCCCATCTTCCCAAACACCTCTGTTGATCGTAACATCTACACTATTTCTACCGGTATAACCATGTCTGCATTCTATTACGTTTCCATCATTAATAACAAGTCCTATTGAATAATAATTTGCAATACCATAACCACTACCATCTTTCCTGAATCCATGTATAAAAGGACTATTTATGATAACATCAGCGCAAGCATTCACTTCCAGTGCTACGGCACCAAAATTATTAAGCTTATTAAGAATTTGTGGACTATTAAGAGTAACATTATCCCTATATACAAATAAATATGCTTCTTTATTTAAAGACTCTGCTATTTCAATTGTTAGATTATCTATAGTGATATGTTCCTCCGGAACAAATTTCTTCACATTTAGCGGGGGTGAATTAGCTTCTTGCAGATAAGAACAAACTAAAGGCGTTGTCAATCTACCATCTAAACTTCTAATAAACTCACTCTTTTTATAAGCTGTTTCTAAAGAATTATCACGATCAGTTAAAATCTCCTCAGATTGAAAGAATAAGTTAACAGCTCCAATATTACTAAAGCCTACATCAACACTTCCTCTTTTCATTTTTCCAGGAATCCATGAACTTATATCCACTATTTCCTCATTAAATTTTCGGGTAATCTTTATGGCAACCTCTGTATTTTCATTAATCAGGATAAATTTCCCATCACATCTCCCACTTGTTTTAATTTCAAAAGACTGCTTTACAACCACTTTACATTTTCCCGGAATCACCCAAAAGAGGTTATTAGCATTTACATACTTAAAATAGGATATTACAGATTGAGAATCATCATACATTCCATTCCCTTTTACCCCAAAGTATCTGATATCCAAATCATGGGCAAAATTATGTTCCAGCTTGATCCCTCCGGTCTCAACGATACTCCCAGCATCATCTGCATCTAGTGTGGCAGACAAGTGATAAACAATAGGGTTGGGAGTATCTCTTTTTTCATAATATCCTAAAAGACAGACTCCCTTATAAACACCATTTTGAAGATCTGTTACTTCTGAAGCCGATAGGTTTTTCATCTCAGCCATAGTGTTCTTTACAATACATGGAAAACTCATAAAAATATTTTTTGTTGGTTAGTTTTGAAACAAAGATTATCTTAGGTAACTATTCATCTTTTGTTCTCAAGCAAATTTAGTCCTACCCAACGCCAAAACTTGACGTATTATTTCTAAAAAAATCCTCCTACCCCCCTTTATTTCCATTATTAAAAAATTTTTTTGTCAGGATTAGAAAAAGTCCCCGACTATCCTTTTAAATACAACTTAAAAAAATCACTATTATGAAAAGGACCTTTTTAAAAATTACGGTGGCTGTAGCAGGAATTATGACAGCATTTACTCTTTCTTCCTGCAATGATTCAGACAATAATATGATGGATTTATCTTCTCAAAGAACCATCATTTTTGAAAATGTCATTACCCCAAAAGATTTTGTAGAAAGTGGGAGCTTTCAGGGAACCGGAGCCGTTCCTGTCATTTTACCCGGACAATCCGTATCCGTCAAGTTCAGTGCGGGGAAAACACAGGCATTGATGTTCGCAACGATGTATGGCGCTTCAAAAGATTGGTTCTTTGCTTCTCAACAGCCAGGCATCAAATTGTTTGACACCAACGGGAAAGCCATTACCGGCGATGTTTCTTCCAGCGTATTGCTGTGGGACAACGGAACGAAGGATAATATGACCGGACAAGTGGAAAGCAAGCCTATTGCTCAGGTTCCTAATGTGAATGCCTCACAGCTGATGAAACTTAATCTTGACTACAATGAGATGACGTCGGAATTCACATTAACAATTACCAATACTTCTGGTGGAACAGCCAATGAAACGCCTTTTTCACCTGGAGTCTGGGCTGTTTCTAATTACAACGGCTCTCAGCTGCTAAACAACGCACCGTTCTTTACTCCGAATGCTTTATCTAATCCCGAAATTACGGACATAGCCCAGATGGGAAGTATTGGTAAGATGACAGCAAAGCTTAGCGCCAATACTGGGATTATAACAGGCCTTTCCCCTGCTTTGGTTGTAATTTATCGCGGAGATAAAAATCCAATCTATGAATTGGGAAAAATGGATAATGGAATGGGATTAAAGGAGATTGCCCAATTTGGAAATGTAAGTAAACTTCAAAGCAGCTTACAATCTTTACCAGGGATTAAAGGAATCTATGTTGCCGGAAATGCTCCTGTTCCACCGGGAAATAAAATTATGACTAATTTCAAAGCAGATCCGGGGGATAAAATTGCTTACGTTACCATGTTTGGTTTTTCCAATGATTGGTTCTATGCAAATGAAGTAAGTATTGACGCAACAGTAAAGGGTGAGCTGAGCTCCAAAACAGCTTTATTTGATTCCGGTACTGGAGTAGATCAATACCCTGGAGCTGGAAACCGCCAGGCGTTATTTGGAGGAACCCACAAAGTGAATCCATGGTTATTTCAAAAGTTGGAAACCAGTATCCTGTTCCTGCTGTACAAAATGTAATTAAGGTCACGGTGAACTAAATTCATATGATGAAATAAAAAATACCAGGCAGCTTTCTGTCTGGTATTTTTATGTTAGGAGGTTAAATTACAAAGACAACATTCTAATTGTCACTAAGCATTCCAAAATTCCCGGTCTAAACTCCTGTACTGTATGGCTTCAGAAATATGATGGGAGAGTATTTTTTCGGATGCTTCAAGATCAGCAATGGTACGGGCAACCTTAAGGATCCTGTCATATGCTCTGGCGGAAAGGTTCAGTTTTTCCATAGCCAACTTAATAAGTTTGAAAGACGCTTCATCCAATTCACAGAATGCTTCAATTTCCTTTGGACCAATCTGGGCATTGCTGCTGATATTAAGATTTTTATATCGTTCATTCTGAATCTCTCTTGCTTTCAGAACCCTTTCCCGGATATCTTTACTTTTCTCTCCTTTTCTCTTTTCTGAAAGCTGTTCAAATTCTACTTTCTGAACTTCAATATGGATATCAATCCTGTCTAAAAGCGGTCCGGAAAGCTTATTCATATACCGCTGCATTTCATATACAGATGAGGTATTATTGGGGTCATCCGGAAAAAAGCCACTTGGACTGGGGTTCATTGAAGCGACCAGCATAAAACTTGCAGGATAATTGACAGTAAACCTAGCTCTTGAAATGGTCACTTCCCGATCTTCTAAAGGTTGCCTCATCACTTCCAGCACTGTCCGTTTAAATTCTGGCATTTCATCCAGAAACAGAACTCCATTATGAGCCAGTGAAATTTCTCCTGGCTGAGGGTAACTCCCTCCACCTACAAGGGCAACATCTGAAATCGTGTGGTGGGGAGATCTAAAAGGGCGAACCGTCATTAATGAAGCTTCTGTTCCTATTTTCCCTGCCACGGAATGTATTTTTGTAGTTTCCAGAGCCTCTTTTAATGTTAAGGGAGGTAAAATACTCGGAACTCTTTTGGCCAACATTGTTTTTCCACTTCCTGGAGGGCCGATCAGAATGATATTATGACCACCGGCAGCAGCCACTTCCATGGCTCTTTTTGCCGTTTCCTGGCCCTTAACTTCTGAGAAATCAAATGGAAAATTATTAATTCTTTCATGAAATTCTTTTTGGGTATCCAGTATCACCTTCTCAATAGGTTTTCCTTCATTAAAAAAATCAATAACTGTCTTTATATTTTCTACCCCATAAACCTCAAGATCGTTAACAATCGCCGCCTCCCTTGCATTTTGTATGGGAAGAATAATTCCTTTAAAACCCTCTTCCCTAGCCTGAATTGCGATTGGTAAAACTCCTTTGATAGGCTGTAGGCTTCCGTCCAGCGAAAGCTCACCCATAATGATATAGTTTTGAATTTCTTCGGCCAGAATCTGATCTGATGCGGCTAAAATGCCAATAGCTATACTTAGATCATAAGCGGAACCTTCTTTTCTCAGATCAGCCGGAGCCATATTAATTGTAATTTTTTTTCCGGGAATTTTATACCCTACATTTTTCAATGCAGCAGAAATCCTGTAACTGCTTTCTTTGATGGCATTATCAGGAAGCCCTACCAGATGGTATCCTACTCCACCAGTATCTACATTTACTTCAATCGTTATCGTCTGGGCCGCAACGCCATGAATAGCACTGCCATAAATTTTGATCAGCATAATGTGTTTTTGAAGTAAATGTAATTAATATACTATTTTAAAAATCTGATAGTTATACTGATAATTTTCTATAGAAAATAAAATTTTGAAAATGATTTTAAGAAAAGTGAATGTTTAAAATCTATTTAATTCTTAGTTATTACAATTGGCAACAAACAGAGGTTTCCCTAACTTTTTTACAGCAACCCGAGGCTGTGAAGTGCCCGTAATTCTATCAAATTTCATCAATACATCATTATAATGATAGTCTTTACTTTTAAAATTCAGTTGTTTGACTGGTACAGCAGGATTTACATATACATTCCTTAATTTGTCATATTTATAGTCATCAAATCTATTGTGCCGTTCATATCATCATTTGTATTATAGGAATTGTTCACCAACTTATAATCTGCGGCAAAAGCCATATTGAAAGATTGATTCAAAAATTCTAATTCTTTTTCATTGGAAAACACCTCTTTAACAGAATGTTTTTTAATAACTTCATCTGAATCTCTATTCACATCTGACAACCCTTTTTTTGTAATTTTAAAAATAAAATCATGGTGATATAAGCTATCCTGCATATGCTGAACAATAAAATCATTATAATCACCGGTTGAAAATTGATACATCAATTTTGGAATATCTGCCTCTATCCTATTTTCAGAGTTTTTTTCTTCCAATAAGGTAATAGCAGAAAATTTTTCTTTGAAAATATGGACATTGGGATAATCCAGGCAGTTAGCTCCATTGTTGAAAAGAGATTGCATTTTGTTTGGAAATTCACCCACTACAATATTGCTATTTCCTATACCATCACCAGTAAAATTGACTCTCATTCCTTCTTTTATGTCAGGGTTTTTGCGGGCATACATATAAAATTTAGCTTCTGGATTTATAGGCTTCAGATAGAGAAGATCTTTTTCAACAGTCCATGTTCCTTTTATCAAGGTTGCATAGGCAATGATCACAAATGTTTTATTTTTATTAATAACGAAGGCCGCGCCCTTTGCTTTATACACCCCATCGATGTTTTCTTCATTTTTTTGAGCATATACCAACACGGTACAGAATACCATCAAAGGCAAAAGCAGTTTATTAAGATTCAATTCCATCATTAAACATTTTGATAAATATCGTAAAAATCTCACGGCAGAACTCTAAAAAATTTTCATAAAGGTGAATTTTCACTTGAATTGATCTAAAAAAATGATTGTAAACTAGACTTTTATAACCATACAAAGTATCATGAAATACATGGATCTGATTCGTTTGGAAAGGGTAAAGCCTATGGTAGTTTTATGTGAATGATGAATAATGGCAGAACAATCTCCGGATTCTTGCAAATTTTAGTTGTTGGATAAAGTATTATTTGATGATTTTTGCTTTATTCATAGAAGATATTATCAAACACGGCAAAAACACACTTCGGATAACTTATTAAAATAAAATACCTTACAATAAAAAATGATTCATAATAACAAAAAAACATACTCATTGTTTCATGTGAAACATAAAAAGTCTATTATTTCTCATTTCATCAGGCCATATTTCAATATCATTGATAATCAAACAGAAACACAATATTATATAAAATCAAGTTCAAATAACAAAGTCTTTATCCCTACATACAAAGCAGATATATAGATAAATCTTTCAATTTATAGCTGTTTTTTATAAGATACTCATCACAGAATTATAGATAATCTGTATCAAAATAAAATCGGCACAAATACATGTACCGATTTAACCACTATTAAAAACTAACGAAAAGATTATTTAATCCTTTATTTTTTTATGAATTTATTTCTATAGACTTCTCCTTTACTACTTTTAGAAACGATGATATAATTTCCGGGAACCAAATGGCTTACATCAATGGCTTGTCTGTATTGATGGTCATTTTTCTTCAAAATCAGTTTCCCGGACATATCCATAATGTTAATCTCTTTATATTCTTCTGATTCTTTGCCAATATAAAGGAACTGTGCTGTAGGATTGGGGTATATATTTAATTTATTTTCTTTAGGTTTTACTTCTCCTGTTCCTAATTTTCCACAGAACTCCCAATTACCATATTCTAATTTTACAAAGGCAAAAGGATCTAACATTTGGCATTGATTGGGACAATATTCTGTACAGGCATAGAAACCATATTCTCCAGGTTCAGAAGTGGTATAGCTATCCCCGGTCTGATTAGGAATTGCACAAGGATCTCCGGTAAATGGGGCCGTAGTTGTCGGAACACATTTGAACCATGTATGAGGGCCATACACTACAGGAAATACATCATCAAACTTTACAGGAGCCTCATTGCATACATGGGCTATTCCACCATCTACAATCTCATAAGTTCCGGGAACAAAGGTAGACATCATGGCAGGAAGACCATAAACATACCCATCTGCCATTACTGCAGGGCTTTCTTCAATACAATCTCCTTGTGTAACTTTTACTTTGAAATAATACAATTGATCATTCCCATTGATGGTTAACTGCTGTGATGTGGCTCCGGGAATGACTTCCCAAGGATTATTATTAGGACTTTGCCAGGTCCATTCCTGTTTGTACCACTGATAAGAAGAGTACGTCTGTGTAGTAGAAAGAATTTCATCTTCACTTTCACAAAACAGGATCTTATCTGCAAAGATAGCCCCCAGCCTTGGACTGGTAATGGTAGGGTTACACTGCGCCTTTACAATCAGAAGGTTAAATAATAAAAATGTTAAAAAAATCAGTTTTGTTTTCATATATATTGACATTTAAGTTGATTTCTGTTTTAAAAGTCATCATCATTAATCAATCAACAATCTGATCCCGAATTTCACATTAAAATGCAGGGGTTTTTCTTTATAAATGGTGTTGGGAGAATTCTCATCTTTGAAATGATAACCAATCCCCGGCTCCGCATAAATTCCTAGTCTATTAACCACTTTCACCTGGAGCCCTACTGCCGTATTCACTGAAAATGACAGCGGTTTATGATCCAGATTTTCCTTAGAAGTCTCCTTTACTTCATCATGTACTACATAACTTGTTGTAATACTCCCTGCTATTGGTTTCTCTACCAGTGCACCTCCTGTAATATACCCTGTAAACCTTCCTTTCTGAATAACATTATAATTAACCTGAACAGGAATTCCGAGATAGTGAACTTTCTGCTCTCCTTTAATATAATTATCATTGCTTCCTGAATGAAGTTCTGAAGCCAGTTTGGTATAATTCAAACCTGTCCCAATTCCCCATCTTTTTCCCAGATTATAATACACCGATAGCCCGAATGTTACCGGAACTTTATGTCTGATCCTGGCTTCTATCGGCTTACTTTGGTTGGCCAATAGTATTTGTGTCAAAGGATCATCTACATACTCGGAAGCGCTCCATACCTGCTCAAAATTCATTGGTTTTCCGCTGACAGAAGCATAACCATGAAACTGCTGCTCTGCAGAATTGGAGGAGGCATTCCCTGTAAGCATACTGAGCATCCATTTCCTCTCAGAACGAGCCTTTATATTCTTCACTTTAGCATTATCTGCATATTTTTCAGACAGCTCATTTTCCACCTTATTTATTTCTTTTTCAGCCTCTTTATACTCTAGTTTATCATTCGCCAGAGGCATTTCCTGCGGTTTATTATCATAAATGGATACTGATTCCTTTGTTACAGGTATTTTGATAATAACCTGATTATTTCCTTGATTTTCAGCGCCTCTTTTCCCTTTCTCTTCAGCCTTTGTGTATTTTATATTTTTGACAGGAGAATCTATTGTATTAAAATCATTTTGTGCTAAAGAAAAATCCGCCTTTGATTTCTCCTCAATCTTTATATTCTCCTGCTGTTGTTCATTTTTCAAAGGCAGCTTTCTATCTGTTTCTTTATGAGGATCTGACAAATTTTGTGTAAGTTTTTTTTGATTTTCTTCCGGCCACATCTTTATCATCATAAAAATCAGAACAGCTGCTGCAGCTACACTTCCGATATGATAAAGCCAGATTGTACTTCCAACACCTCCTCTATCGGTCTTCTTTTCTTCATTTTCAGTGTCGGTTGCAGGAATAATTCCTGTCACCAGCTTATTTTCCTCTTCTCCTGAGAACAATTCATCCTTGATGTCATCCCACAATCCTTCCGGAACCTCTTCTTCATGGTTCTCCATTCTGCTTCGCAGGTTATTGAGCCATTCGTTATTCATATTGTGCTTTTTTTGACATTTTAAATTCCTTTACTTTCTGAACCAACAGCCCTTTTGCACGGTGAAACTGTGATGCTGAAGAATTTTCTGCAATTCCCAGCAACAATGCAATTTCTTTATGACTTTTCTTTTCAAACACGTATAGGTTGAAAACAGTTCTATATCCATCTGGAAGAGAATGAATTAACTTCATAATGTCTTCTTTCGGAATTTCCTCAAAATCAGGTTCTTCTTCATTGGGAAGATCAGGAAGCTCCTCTACTTCAACGGAAGATTTAAAGTCTCCTTTCTGCCTGATATGCTTCAGAGATTCATTTACGGTAATACGGGTAGTCCATGCTCTAAGAGAACCATCACCTCTATATTCAAATGATTCTATGGAGCGAAACATTTTGATAAAACTGTTCTGAAGGACATCATGCACATCTTCTTTTTCTGTTATATACCGGGAGCACACATAGGACAGATTACCTGAATAAGCTCCAAAAAGCTCCTTCCAGGCGGTTTCCTCCTTCTGCAGAAGGCGGTTTACCAACATCTGTTCTTTACTTTCTCCCATGTACTGCTCCAGTATACGATATTTTGATTAAAATTTTAAAGCTAAAATAGAT
This Chryseobacterium sp. G0162 DNA region includes the following protein-coding sequences:
- a CDS encoding S46 family peptidase — protein: MKRLFLLFTFLLSFAQMRADEGMWLLMLVKRLNGVDMQKEGLHLTPEEIYSVNNSSLKDAIVSFGGFCTGEIVSDKGLLFTNHHCGYGAVAAASTPEKDYLKNGFWAMKQKDEFNAKDLYVRFLVRMDDATQRITSKLNNNMTGAERKAVIDAETKAIQTENSENGKYTVVVKDFFNGNEFYYFVYQDYKDVRLVGAPPSSLGKFGGDTDNWEWPRHTADFTVFRVYADAAGNPAEYSPSNVPMKPKHFLPVSLKGIKPGDFSMILGYPGRTNRYLTSYGIQQMVNKDYPAWVEASKTAMDVMKKYMDKDKATQLNYASQYASVANYWKNRQGTIDAVMKNGTITDKIGIEDKFKTWAAQPGNTMYDGILDDISIYYKQTSDRSVERNYAAQFTRNAKYISLALQVGSALKAYAAQDMQGRLAMKAKTEAAIKAAYENFSTPLEGEMLAAMTSLYQARVNKDVASATILALDAKTVSNLAYSSIFANKTSVTNFLLNPDALKLDADPLWKAANGIVADQKMNNERFVKIDDNFAKNSRLFLAGLVKAMPEKKFYPDANSTMRLTYGTVDKLPIREDRNYFGVTDNYYTDMSGLVGKYKKGDEEFDLPQRVIDLYNLKDFGQYADAKGYMPVNFLSNNDITGGNSGSPVIDGDGNLIGIAFDGNSEALSGDIVFEPEWQKTINVDVRFVLWTIDKFAGARRLVDELKLVRDANTPADTKTKNSGTTTMPKKTKKK
- a CDS encoding YdeI/OmpD-associated family protein, producing the protein MSSQPILFNAIIKQNGTMNAAFVEFPFSTEELFNKKGQIKIKATLDGKVEYRGSLAKMKSDCPILGLTQEIRKQLGKTFGDEISVSLIEDKEERIVEIANDIAFIFNENLDAKVLFDKMSYTHKKEYIRWIEEAKKPETRENRKIKMIQMILEGKKGI
- a CDS encoding spondin domain-containing protein; translation: MKRTFLKITVAVAGIMTAFTLSSCNDSDNNMMDLSSQRTIIFENVITPKDFVESGSFQGTGAVPVILPGQSVSVKFSAGKTQALMFATMYGASKDWFFASQQPGIKLFDTNGKAITGDVSSSVLLWDNGTKDNMTGQVESKPIAQVPNVNASQLMKLNLDYNEMTSEFTLTITNTSGGTANETPFSPGVWAVSNYNGSQLLNNAPFFTPNALSNPEITDIAQMGSIGKMTAKLSANTGIITGLSPALVVIYRGDKNPIYELGKMDNGMGLKEIAQFGNVSKLQSSLQSLPGIKGIYVAGNAPVPPGNKIMTNFKADPGDKIAYVTMFGFSNDWFYANEVSIDATVKGELSSKTALFDSGTGVDQYPGAGNRQALFGGTHKVNPWLFQKLETSILFLLYKM
- a CDS encoding YifB family Mg chelatase-like AAA ATPase encodes the protein MLIKIYGSAIHGVAAQTITIEVNVDTGGVGYHLVGLPDNAIKESSYRISAALKNVGYKIPGKKITINMAPADLRKEGSAYDLSIAIGILAASDQILAEEIQNYIIMGELSLDGSLQPIKGVLPIAIQAREEGFKGIILPIQNAREAAIVNDLEVYGVENIKTVIDFFNEGKPIEKVILDTQKEFHERINNFPFDFSEVKGQETAKRAMEVAAAGGHNIILIGPPGSGKTMLAKRVPSILPPLTLKEALETTKIHSVAGKIGTEASLMTVRPFRSPHHTISDVALVGGGSYPQPGEISLAHNGVLFLDEMPEFKRTVLEVMRQPLEDREVTISRARFTVNYPASFMLVASMNPSPSGFFPDDPNNTSSVYEMQRYMNKLSGPLLDRIDIHIEVQKVEFEQLSEKRKGEKSKDIRERVLKAREIQNERYKNLNISSNAQIGPKEIEAFCELDEASFKLIKLAMEKLNLSARAYDRILKVARTIADLEASEKILSHHISEAIQYRSLDREFWNA
- a CDS encoding T9SS type A sorting domain-containing protein; this translates as MKTKLIFLTFLLFNLLIVKAQCNPTITSPRLGAIFADKILFCESEDEILSTTQTYSSYQWYKQEWTWQSPNNNPWEVIPGATSQQLTINGNDQLYYFKVKVTQGDCIEESPAVMADGYVYGLPAMMSTFVPGTYEIVDGGIAHVCNEAPVKFDDVFPVVYGPHTWFKCVPTTTAPFTGDPCAIPNQTGDSYTTSEPGEYGFYACTEYCPNQCQMLDPFAFVKLEYGNWEFCGKLGTGEVKPKENKLNIYPNPTAQFLYIGKESEEYKEINIMDMSGKLILKKNDHQYRQAIDVSHLVPGNYIIVSKSSKGEVYRNKFIKK
- a CDS encoding porin family protein, with product MNNEWLNNLRSRMENHEEEVPEGLWDDIKDELFSGEEENKLVTGIIPATDTENEEKKTDRGGVGSTIWLYHIGSVAAAAVLIFMMIKMWPEENQKKLTQNLSDPHKETDRKLPLKNEQQQENIKIEEKSKADFSLAQNDFNTIDSPVKNIKYTKAEEKGKRGAENQGNNQVIIKIPVTKESVSIYDNKPQEMPLANDKLEYKEAEKEINKVENELSEKYADNAKVKNIKARSERKWMLSMLTGNASSNSAEQQFHGYASVSGKPMNFEQVWSASEYVDDPLTQILLANQSKPIEARIRHKVPVTFGLSVYYNLGKRWGIGTGLNYTKLASELHSGSNDNYIKGEQKVHYLGIPVQVNYNVIQKGRFTGYITGGALVEKPIAGSITTSYVVHDEVKETSKENLDHKPLSFSVNTAVGLQVKVVNRLGIYAEPGIGYHFKDENSPNTIYKEKPLHFNVKFGIRLLID
- a CDS encoding RNA polymerase sigma factor — protein: MGESKEQMLVNRLLQKEETAWKELFGAYSGNLSYVCSRYITEKEDVHDVLQNSFIKMFRSIESFEYRGDGSLRAWTTRITVNESLKHIRQKGDFKSSVEVEELPDLPNEEEPDFEEIPKEDIMKLIHSLPDGYRTVFNLYVFEKKSHKEIALLLGIAENSSASQFHRAKGLLVQKVKEFKMSKKAQYE